DNA from Alnus glutinosa chromosome 2, dhAlnGlut1.1, whole genome shotgun sequence:
ATAAAACTGGATATCTCTTGGAGGAGGTATTGGCATATACAACTCAACACAAATGAGCCCTTATGCAGCAAACGACCATAAGGACTTCGAAGCAAAGGCACCCCATCAAAACTGACAAGCAAGTTCCACCAATTCCCAAATTACCGTCCCATAGGAcaaaggaaagatttttagatAGAACCCATATAAAACAAAGTTTACCACTTTATTCAATTCCAGAAATTTCCCTTAATGTGTATATGTGAGACTGTGAGTGTATATGCAAGCTTTGAAGATTATCACCCTATTCCCAGATCAAAAATCCAAACTGTAGCCGGAAAAAATAAGAGGAGGAACAAATATTAACATATAATAGAAATGGCTGGCTTGCCTTGGCGTTGATTTTGAGGCATGGGTGACGAGGTGGTTCCTGTGAGTAATCTGAGGGCCCTCTCACTCCCGGCATTTCTCTTGGCTCTCCCTTTCCTTTCTTCGAAGCCTCACAAGTCACAAATGGGCTCTCTCTTCATCTGCGCAAACAACGACCGTGAGATTCCCAGACCACAATTTCCTTTTATATGGCAAGGTGGGTCCCTGAATTCTACGCAGTGGAGACTGGGGAAATGATATATTCTACCGTCCCCCCAGCATgctgttttaataaaaaaaataattttttttaatgaaaaagcaacttcattaaaaaaattcatttttaatgaaaaggaGCGGGCAGGGGGTTGCCCCTGCGGGCCCTGCCTATCATTGCTCGTGGAGACTGACGGTGATTAGCTTGTCGCTCGTAAAATCCCACGTTGATCTTTTTGTTCTGGAATGTTTTGGATTGGAGCGGCCAAATTGATCTCATCGAAGACCGTGGAATGTAGCTGAGTGGGATACTACGGAAACATCGGCGccgttggttttcttttttctcccacagttttaaaaaattattttaaaatatttttgttttaacaaaaataaaataaccttcaaaattttgttttattgtatttaataatATGGTGTTAagttgtttataaaattataaataacgTGATAACATGTAAATtatatgacaatatatatatcattatctacttagagaaatatatatatatatacaccattatatttgtaaaatataatttagacattaaaataatttttttttctatttcacttAATCTATTTCAACCAATGCTATTATAGGCTTAGTTTGTTAAAGCCTTttattctcccttttttttaaaaataaaaaataaaaataaaaatgttaacaaacaactaaaaaaataaatcacttacaaaacattttaaaattactttcacttttatttcacattaaaatatatttttaaataaataacaaaaaaccgccatataaaaaacattaacaagtGGAACGGTTTATGCTATCTTTTCATGTTGATAAAActcattttttgtaattatttttcctttaagataattatttgaataataagtACAAaacttacaaataaataaaatattgatgggagaaaaaggattccaaaaactcatttatcatattttatatatcaaaccaaaacaatatATCCAATCGAGGATTTGCTCTTATCTTTGTGCTAAATAACATGAAAAGCTattcatcataaaaataaaaaaataaaaaaaatgaaaagctaaaataaaaataattgtctCCTCTTATCTTTGGTCTTTGCCTTgccaatatttttgaaaataaactCCAATAGTATTATTTtaggaaataattttttattttttttaaaacaaaactaatttaagaaaaaagggTATAAATCAAATGCTCCGTAGGTATAACGGCTTGTTTGAATGGCTCAAAACAGAGTAAATCTACCTCCAAATGTTCCCGCTAAAACCTCTCTTCTTCACCAAACACTTCAACTTGCGCTCTTACACATCTCTTCCTCTGCCCCCACCAATGCCTAAGCCTCCTCGCCTTTCTCTCCTAGCGGACCAATGCACCTCAATGCACCAACTCAAGCAAGTCCATGCCCAGATGATTGTCTCCGCTCGCATCCACGACGCTTTCGCGGCTAGCCGATTGCTATCCTTCTGCGCTCTATCCGAGTCGGGAGATATCGGGTATGCTTTAAAGATATTCGAAAACACGCAAACCCCAAATGGGTTCATGTGGAATACGCTGATTAGAGCTCATGCTGGTGGAGCATACGCTTGTGAGGCTGTGTTTCTTTATGCGAAGATGAGGAGGCTCGGTGTTGTGCCGGGCAGGCACACGTTCCCTTTTCTTCTCAAGGCTTGTTCTAAAATTTTCTCGCTTGGGTTGTGCAAACAGGTTCATACCCATGTTGTGAAATTTGGGTTGGATTTGGATTTGCATGTGGTTAATGGATTGGTGAGGGGTTACTCTGTTTCGAGTAGTTTGGGGGATGCCCGGATGGTGTTTGAGGAATATCCTGAGAGGAATTTGAGTATTTGGACGACAATGATTGGGGGTTATGAGCAGAATTTTTGTTCGAACGAGGCTTTGGTActttttgatcaaatggttgCTGAGGGGTTTGAACCGAACAGTGTGACTCTGGCCTCTGTGTTATCTGCTTGTGCTCGATCGGGCTGTTTAGAATTGGGAGAAAGAATTCATGCGTATACGAAGGAGAAGGGGATTGACATTGGAGTGATTCTTGGCACGGCATTGCTGCATATGTATGCAAAGAATGGAGCAATTTTGGCAGCTAAAGATTTGTTTGAGAGTATTTGTGAAAAGAATGTTGCAACTTGGAATGCGATGATTTGTGGGTTGGCAAGTCATGGACATGCTGAAGAAGCACTTGGTCTCTTTTGGAAGCTAGAGAAGGAGCAGGTTGTGCCAAATGATATCACGTTCGTTGGGGTTTTATCTGCCTGTTGCCATGCTGGCTTGATTGATGTTGgaagtgaaattttttattccatGAAGGGGGTGTATGGCATTGAGCCAAAGATTGAACATTATGGGTGCATGGTTGATCTTCTTGGGAGGGGTGGGAAGCTGCTAGAAGCAGAGAAATTGGTAAAAGGAATGGTGTGGAAGCCTGATGTGGTGATTTTGGGAGCATTGTTGGCGGCTTGTAAAAATCATGGAAATATCGAGGTTGCTGAAAGAGtggtaaaaaaaattcttgttttgGAACCTCATAATCACGGTGTTTATGTCGTCTTGTCCAATATGTATGCAGGGGCTGGAAAGTGGGAGGATGTGATGAGGTTGAGAAAGGTGATGAAAGAAGGGAGCCTTAAGAAAACGCCTGGGTGGAGCCTGGTGGATAATGATACTTTTGTATATAAATATGCATCAGAAGACACCCATCCGGTTGAACAACACtcaaaaaggaaataaaaaaaaaaataagttttcatGATATATCATGGTTGTGAGCCGGTCTAAATTTTGATTAACATGGGAGAAGAGATCAATGGCTTTTATCATGCTAAGCACCGTGATTGGTCTTTTACATAGAGGGAAGAAATGTGAGGGTATTTTTAAGGGAAGTTGTCCATATCTCTCTGAGTTTTGGCCCTGTGATGGATAAGGACTTGAATTTATAATTCTGACAATTAAGGAGAAAGCTAGGGCAATGTGacaatttctctattttttatcCTAATTTGTGTGATGGGATAATGATTCAATCTATCTTGGATTCTGATCCTTTTAACTTAAGAGGATACACAAATTGTGCTTGGGTGAGGATATAGATGGACTCCAGACACGCTTTGTTCCAGAAGTCA
Protein-coding regions in this window:
- the LOC133861438 gene encoding pentatricopeptide repeat-containing protein At5g06540-like — protein: MFPLKPLFFTKHFNLRSYTSLPLPPPMPKPPRLSLLADQCTSMHQLKQVHAQMIVSARIHDAFAASRLLSFCALSESGDIGYALKIFENTQTPNGFMWNTLIRAHAGGAYACEAVFLYAKMRRLGVVPGRHTFPFLLKACSKIFSLGLCKQVHTHVVKFGLDLDLHVVNGLVRGYSVSSSLGDARMVFEEYPERNLSIWTTMIGGYEQNFCSNEALVLFDQMVAEGFEPNSVTLASVLSACARSGCLELGERIHAYTKEKGIDIGVILGTALLHMYAKNGAILAAKDLFESICEKNVATWNAMICGLASHGHAEEALGLFWKLEKEQVVPNDITFVGVLSACCHAGLIDVGSEIFYSMKGVYGIEPKIEHYGCMVDLLGRGGKLLEAEKLVKGMVWKPDVVILGALLAACKNHGNIEVAERVVKKILVLEPHNHGVYVVLSNMYAGAGKWEDVMRLRKVMKEGSLKKTPGWSLVDNDTFVYKYASEDTHPVEQHSKRK